From one Trifolium pratense cultivar HEN17-A07 linkage group LG1, ARS_RC_1.1, whole genome shotgun sequence genomic stretch:
- the LOC123902738 gene encoding putative fasciclin-like arabinogalactan protein 20, with protein MASFRFFLSFLFIFFIPFSTAIPREVIYDAADVLTDAGYVSMSLTLEIIAEPLLEQSPSATVFAPSDSAFKKYGQPSLDLLRFHFVMLPLPFQSFRRLPAGAKLPTMFTGQSLTVTTSPPDHAISINNIKVTPSPIYDDGILLVYGIDRFFDTGYEYRGPNQRPNSNPISSCTAMNRTMNSSNSFDQAVEMLKTSGYSAMASFLGMQLSGDISRNGITVFAPTDVNVINRIVEFQDYPSFFRRHVVPCKFVWDDLVNFGDGTVLPTFLEGFTINISRSGGVLIFNTVPVFFPNAFDNDRVVVHGVSDVLTVQDEATTSSDVFSEDDQNVFDPGEF; from the coding sequence ATGGCGTCGTTCCGCTTTTTCCTCTCCTTTCTGTTTATCTTCTTCATTCCTTTCTCCACCGCCATTCCTCGCGAAGTTATATACGACGCCGCCGATGTTCTCACCGATGCAGGCTACGTTTCCATGTCGCTCACACTCGAAATCATCGCCGAACCGCTTCTCGAACAATCACCTTCCGCAACCGTTTTCGCTCCCTCCGATTCCGCTTTCAAGAAATACGGTCAACCTTCACTCGATCTACTCCGTTTCCACTTCGTTATGTTACCGCTTCCGTTTCAAAGTTTCCGGCGACTTCCTGCCGGCGCTAAACTTCCAACGATGTTCACCGGTCAGTCTCTAACCGTCACTACTTCTCCTCCCGATCACGCTATCTCTATTAACAATATCAAAGTTACACCATCTCCGATCTACGACGACGGAATTTTACTGGTTTACGGAATCGATAGATTCTTCGATACTGGTTACGAGTACAGAGGTCCTAATCAAAGACCTAATTCCAATCCTATTTCATCATGTACAGCAATGAATCGCACTATGAACTCTTCCAATTCCTTCGATCAAGCCGTTGAAATGTTAAAAACTAGCGGTTACTCTGCTATGGCTTCGTTTCTCGGAATGCAACTCTCCGGTGACATAAGTCGGAACGGAATCACGGTGTTTGCTCCGACAGATGTGAATGTGATAAATCGTATCGTTGAGTTTCAAGACTATCCTTCTTTCTTTCGTCGCCACGTGGTGCCTTGCAAGTTTGTGTGGGACGATCTGGTGAATTTCGGCGATGGAACGGTGTTGCCGACGTTTTTGGAAGGGTTCACCATCAACATTTCAAGATCCGGTGGTGTTTTGATTTTTAACACTGTGCCGGTTTTCTTTCCGAATGCATTCGACAATGATAGGGTTGTTGTTCACGGTGTTAGTGATGTTCTTACTGTGCAAGATGAAGCTACTACTAGTAGTGATGTTTTCTCTGAGGATGATCAGAATGTGTTTGATCCTGGTGAATTTTGA
- the LOC123902739 gene encoding uncharacterized protein LOC123902739 has protein sequence MSVFFCRKPTMKTIFFNGFSFLLLIFVVLLSLSSISALSSTGSINHHNKFFIDGGDVNLGSLQNEATQVAPAPGPQGQNTLILAANRTNRPDVLRGFHRYHGGWDISDRHYWASVGFTGATGFILAVLWFVSFGLALVIHLCCGWGINIKDKGSNRSQRICLILLLIFTFAAATGCILLSVGQNKFHGEALDTLHFFVNQSDYAVQTLRNVTEYLSLAKTIYVNQIPLPSDVLDGIDKLNVDLNTAADTLSEKTDENSVKIRRVFNNVRLALFVMAGVIFILALTGLVLSLLGYQHAIILFVITGWLLVATTFILCGVFMILNNTISDTCMAMGEWVENPHRESALSDVLPCVDQRTTNKTLTQSKQVVTNIASIVNTAIYSFANVNVTQGNPGFYNQSGPFMPTLCYPFDDQLRERQCGSQEVSSANASMVWKNYVCEVSESGICTTVGRVTPEIYEQFAAAAKESYALEHYAPLLLSLQNCNFVRDAFTGITSSYCPPLKHYLKIINVGLGLISVGVLLCLVLWILYANRPQRGEVSVKLSLKEKIKSRFNKNQNSTNLVLPNAISEV, from the exons ATGGAGGAGATGTGAATTTGGGTTCATTGCAAAATGAAGCCACACAAGTGGCTCCAGCACCAGGGCCTCAAGGTCAGAATACTCTTATTCTGGCCGCAAATAGGACTAATAGACCTGATGTTCTTCGAGGTTTTCATCGTTATCACGGTGGTTGGGATATTTCAGATCGACATTATTGGGCT TCAGTTGGATTCACCGGTGCCACAGGTTTCATTCTTGCTGTCTTATGGTTCGTCTCATTTGGCTTGGCACTTGTGATTCATCTATGCTGTGGATGGGGGATTAACATCAAGGACAAAGGATCTAATCGCTCACAAAGGATTTGTCTTATATTGCTTTTAATATTCACCTTTGCCGCAGC GACTGGATGTATCCTCCTTTCTGTTGGGCAGAATAAGTTCCACGGCGAGGCCTTGGATACCCTCCATTTTTTTGTCAATCAATCAGACTATGCAGTGCAGACTCTAAGAAATGTCACAGAGTATCTTTCCCTTGCAAAAACAATCTATGTTAACCAGATACCCCTTCCATCTGATGTCCTGGATGGTATTGATAAGTTGAATGTGGATCTAAATACTGCAGCAGATACACTTTCTGAGAAGACAGATGAAAATTCTGTTAAGATTAGAAGAGTATTCAATAATGT GCGACTGGCTCTGTTTGTTATGGCAGGAGTGATTTTTATCTTGGCTCTAACTGGACTAG TCCTATCTCTCCTTGGATATCAACACGCAATCATCTT ATTTGTTATCACTGGATGGTTACTGGTTGCAACCACATTCATTCTTTGCGGAGTATTCATGATCCTTAATAA TACAATTTCTGATACCTGCATGGCTATGGGAGAATGGGTAGAAAATCCACACAGAGAATCTGCTCTTAGCGACGTCCTTCCATGTGTCGATCAGAGAACAACAAACAAAACACTTACTCAAAGCAAACAAGTTGTCACCAATATTGCAAGTATTGTCAACACGGCCATCTATAGTTTTGCAAACGTAAATGTAACACAAGGTAATCCAGGTTTTTACAATCAGTCTGGGCCTTTTATGCCGACACTATGCTATCCCTTTGACGATCAACTACGAGAACGGCAATGCGGAAGCCAAGAAGTTTCTTCTGCCAATGCTTCAATG GTCTGGAAGAATTATGTATGTGAGGTATCTGAATCGGGTATTTGCACTACAGTTGGTAGGGTGACCCCAGAAATTTACGAGCAATTCGCAGCCGCAGCTAAGGAAAGCTATGCATTGGAACATTATGCTCCACTCTTACTTAGCCTTCAGAATTGCAATTTTGTCAGGGATGCATTCACTGGAATAACTTCAAGTTACTGTCCTCCATTAAAGCATTACCTCAAGATTATTAATGTAGGACTGGGACTCATTTCAGTCGGTGTTCTGCTCTGCCTTGTTCTGTGGATACTATATGCAAACCGCCCCCAAAGGGGAGAAGTGTCTGTGAAGCTAtccttaaaagaaaaaataaagagcaGATTTAACAAGAACCAGAATAGCACAAATTTAGTATTGCCAAATGCAATTAGTGAAGTATAG